From Loxodonta africana isolate mLoxAfr1 chromosome 2, mLoxAfr1.hap2, whole genome shotgun sequence, the proteins below share one genomic window:
- the MRNIP gene encoding MRN complex-interacting protein isoform X1, which yields MAPPQPARVLRCCSCRLFQAHQMKKSLKWTCKACGEKQSFLRAYGEGSGADCRRHVQKLNLLQGQVSEMLLRSVEEPVNASEEESAGHQQAENVSLQERSQPTESRWLKYLGKGSNELELEGEEVFFNRQSSSRLEKPDRPFSNNLPRKRKWSPDAQDSGSRESDSEVTLQPQKGYASLTGKVKQGSRGCLQENLEDWKTSDLTVPQWKPPRPAQQAKAASSKWERFLLSPGKSSHVDTEPPRLLQTGPRSASPSQPEPCTQSPREGHPSGPPGVLQVPWVPHAPTSGARRPCRTAEQPWGPGAFQVEGGPSVKVEQQPPPVLLCDLFKTDEDFDDDL from the exons ATGGCGCCGCCTCAGCCAGCGCGGGTCCTGCGGTGTTGCAGCTGCCGTCTCTTCCAGGCGCACCAG ATGAAAAAGAGTCTCAAGTGGACATGCAAAGCCTGTGGTGAGAAGCAGTCCTTTTTGCGA GCTTACGGTGAGGGCTCTGGTGCTGACTGTAGACGTCATGTCCAAAAATTAAATCTGCTGCAGGGACAGGTTTCAGAGATGTTACTCAG GTCTGTGGAAGAACCTGTAAATGCCAGTGAAGAAGAAAGTGCAGGTCATCAGCAGGCTGAAAACGTGAGTTTGCAG GAAAGATCACAGCCCACAGAGAGCCGCTGGCTGAAGTATCTGGGAAAGGGTTCCAATGAACTGGAGCTGGAAGGAGAAGAAGTGTTTTTCAACAGACAGTCCTCGTCCAGATTGGAGAAGCCAGACCGTCCCTTCAGTAACAACCTCCCTAGAAAAAG GAAATGGAGCCCTGACGCCCAGGACTCAGGGAGCAGGGAAAGCGACTCCGAGGTCACCTTGCAGCCCCAGAAG GGCTATGCTAGCCTGACAGGGAAGGTGAAACAAGGAAGCAGGGGCTGCCTCCAGGAGAACTTGGAGGACTGGAAGACCAGTGATCTTACCGTTCCTCAGTGGAAACCACCCAGGCCTGCACAGCAGGCTAAGGCTGCATCTTCTAAGTGGGAGCGATTTCTTCTGTCACCTGGAAAGAGCTCCCATGTGGACACAGAACCACCAAGACTGCTGCAAACAGGCCCCAGGTCAGCCAGTCCATCACAGCCTGAGCCCTGCACCCAGAGCCCAAGGGAAGGCCACCCTAGCGGGCCCCCCGGTGTTCTCCAGGTTCCTTGGGTCCCACACGCTCCCACCTCTGGGGCCAGGAGGCCCTGCAGGACCGCCGAGCAGCCATGGGGCCCAGGAGCTTTTCAGGTAGAGGGTGGGCCCTCGGTCAAAGTAGAACAGCAACCCCCACCTGTGCTGCTGTGTGACCTGTTTAAAACTGATGAGGACTTTGATGATGACCTGTGA
- the SQSTM1 gene encoding sequestosome-1 isoform X2 produces MASLTVKAYLLGKEDAAREIRRFSFCFSPEAEAEAEAATGPGPCERLLSRVAALFPALRPGGFQAHYRDEDGDLVAFSSDEELTMAMSYVKDDIFRIYIKEKKECRRDHRPPCAQEVPRSMVHPNVICDGCNGPVVGTRYKCSVCPDYDLCAACEGKGLHGEHSKLAFPTPFGHLSEGFSHSRWLRKLKHGHFGWPGWEMGPPGNWSPRPPRAGDARPGPTAGSASGPSEDPSVNFLKNVGESVAAALSPLVLKNEGMAEKGCLVSLLSRASHFRAGIEVDIDVEHGGKRSRLTSASPDSSSTEEKCSSQPSSCSSDPSKPEGNTECTTQSLAEQMKKMALEPVGQPEEVDPSTGELQSLQMPESEGPSSLDPSQDGPTGLKEAALYPHLPPEADPRLIESLSQMLSMGFSDEGGWLTRLLQTKNYDIGAALDTIQYSKHPPPL; encoded by the exons ATGGCGTCGCTCACAGTCAAGGCCTACCTTCTAGGCAAGGAGGATGCGGCCCGCGAAATCCGCcgcttcagcttctgcttcagcCCCGAGGCGGAAGCCGAAGCCGAGGCTGCGACTGGGCCGGGGCCTTGCGAGCGGCTGCTGAGCCGGGTGGCCGCCCTGTTCCCGGCGCTGCGGCCTGGCGGCTTCCAGGCGCACTACCGCG ATGAGGACGGGGACTTGGTTGCCTTTTCTAGTGATGAGGAGCTGACAATGGCAATGTCCTATGTGAAGGATGACATCTTCCGTATTTACATAAAAG AGAAGAAGGAGTGCCGGCGAGACCACCGCCCGCCATGTGCTCAGGAGGTGCCCCGCAGCATGGTGCACCCCAATGTGATCTGTGATGGCTGCAATGGGCCTGTGGTGGGAACCCGCTATAAGTGCAGCGTCTGCCCGGACTACGACCTGTGTGCGGCCTGCGAGGGGAAGGGCTTGCACGGGGAGCACAGCAAGCTTGCGTTCCCCACCCCCTTCGGGCACCTCTCTGAG GGCTTCTCTCATAGCCGCTGGCTCCGGAAGCTGAAACATGGGCACTTTGGGTGGCCGGGCTGGGAAATGGGCCCACCGGGCAATTGGAGCCCACGTCCTCCTCGGGCAGGAGATGCCCGCCCTGGCCCCACAGCAGGATCAG cttCTGGGCCCTCAGAGGATCCCAGTGTCAACTTCCTGAAGAATGTAGGGGAAAGTGTGGCTGCTGCGCTCAGCCCTCTGG TGCTGAAGAATGAGGGGATGGCGGAGAAAGGATGCCTTGTGTCACTCCTTTCCAGGGCCTCCCATTTCAGAGCAG GCATCGAAGTTGATATTGATGTGGAACATGGAGGGAAAAGAAGCCGCCTGACATCTGCCTCTCCAGATAGTTCTAGCACAGAGGAGAAGTGTAGCTCACAGCCAAGCAGTTGCTCCTCCGATCCCAGCAAACCAGAGGGCAATACGGAGTGTACGACGCAGTCTCTGGCAGAGCAAATGAAAAAGATGGCCCTGGAGCCTGTGGGCCAGCCCGAG GAAGTGGACCCATCTACCGGTGAGCTCCAGTCTCTGCAGATGCCAGAATCTGAAGGGCCAAGCTCTCTGGACCCTTCCCAGGACGGCCCCACAGGACTGAAGGAAGCAGCGCTATACCCACATCTTCCGCCAG AAGCTGACCCCCGGCTGATTGAGTCCCTCTCCCAGATGCTGTCCATGGGTTTCTCTGACGAAGGTGGCTGGCTCACCAGGCTCCTACAGACCAAGAATTACGACATTGGAGCTGCCCTGGACACCATCCAGTATTCAAAGCACCCACCACCATTGTGA
- the MRNIP gene encoding MRN complex-interacting protein isoform X4: MAPPQPARVLRCCSCRLFQAHQMKKSLKWTCKACGEKQSFLRAYGEGSGADCRRHVQKLNLLQGQVSEMLLRSVEEPVNASEEESAGHQQAENVSLQERSQPTESRWLKYLGKGSNELELEGEEVFFNRQSSSRLEKPDRPFSNNLPRKRAMLA, from the exons ATGGCGCCGCCTCAGCCAGCGCGGGTCCTGCGGTGTTGCAGCTGCCGTCTCTTCCAGGCGCACCAG ATGAAAAAGAGTCTCAAGTGGACATGCAAAGCCTGTGGTGAGAAGCAGTCCTTTTTGCGA GCTTACGGTGAGGGCTCTGGTGCTGACTGTAGACGTCATGTCCAAAAATTAAATCTGCTGCAGGGACAGGTTTCAGAGATGTTACTCAG GTCTGTGGAAGAACCTGTAAATGCCAGTGAAGAAGAAAGTGCAGGTCATCAGCAGGCTGAAAACGTGAGTTTGCAG GAAAGATCACAGCCCACAGAGAGCCGCTGGCTGAAGTATCTGGGAAAGGGTTCCAATGAACTGGAGCTGGAAGGAGAAGAAGTGTTTTTCAACAGACAGTCCTCGTCCAGATTGGAGAAGCCAGACCGTCCCTTCAGTAACAACCTCCCTAGAAAAAG GGCTATGCTAGCCTGA
- the MRNIP gene encoding MRN complex-interacting protein isoform X3 has protein sequence MQSLWSVEEPVNASEEESAGHQQAENVSLQERSQPTESRWLKYLGKGSNELELEGEEVFFNRQSSSRLEKPDRPFSNNLPRKRKWSPDAQDSGSRESDSEVTLQPQKGYASLTGKVKQGSRGCLQENLEDWKTSDLTVPQWKPPRPAQQAKAASSKWERFLLSPGKSSHVDTEPPRLLQTGPRSASPSQPEPCTQSPREGHPSGPPGVLQVPWVPHAPTSGARRPCRTAEQPWGPGAFQVEGGPSVKVEQQPPPVLLCDLFKTDEDFDDDL, from the exons ATGCAAAGCCTGTG GTCTGTGGAAGAACCTGTAAATGCCAGTGAAGAAGAAAGTGCAGGTCATCAGCAGGCTGAAAACGTGAGTTTGCAG GAAAGATCACAGCCCACAGAGAGCCGCTGGCTGAAGTATCTGGGAAAGGGTTCCAATGAACTGGAGCTGGAAGGAGAAGAAGTGTTTTTCAACAGACAGTCCTCGTCCAGATTGGAGAAGCCAGACCGTCCCTTCAGTAACAACCTCCCTAGAAAAAG GAAATGGAGCCCTGACGCCCAGGACTCAGGGAGCAGGGAAAGCGACTCCGAGGTCACCTTGCAGCCCCAGAAG GGCTATGCTAGCCTGACAGGGAAGGTGAAACAAGGAAGCAGGGGCTGCCTCCAGGAGAACTTGGAGGACTGGAAGACCAGTGATCTTACCGTTCCTCAGTGGAAACCACCCAGGCCTGCACAGCAGGCTAAGGCTGCATCTTCTAAGTGGGAGCGATTTCTTCTGTCACCTGGAAAGAGCTCCCATGTGGACACAGAACCACCAAGACTGCTGCAAACAGGCCCCAGGTCAGCCAGTCCATCACAGCCTGAGCCCTGCACCCAGAGCCCAAGGGAAGGCCACCCTAGCGGGCCCCCCGGTGTTCTCCAGGTTCCTTGGGTCCCACACGCTCCCACCTCTGGGGCCAGGAGGCCCTGCAGGACCGCCGAGCAGCCATGGGGCCCAGGAGCTTTTCAGGTAGAGGGTGGGCCCTCGGTCAAAGTAGAACAGCAACCCCCACCTGTGCTGCTGTGTGACCTGTTTAAAACTGATGAGGACTTTGATGATGACCTGTGA
- the MRNIP gene encoding MRN complex-interacting protein isoform X2: MKKSLKWTCKACGEKQSFLRAYGEGSGADCRRHVQKLNLLQGQVSEMLLRSVEEPVNASEEESAGHQQAENVSLQERSQPTESRWLKYLGKGSNELELEGEEVFFNRQSSSRLEKPDRPFSNNLPRKRKWSPDAQDSGSRESDSEVTLQPQKGYASLTGKVKQGSRGCLQENLEDWKTSDLTVPQWKPPRPAQQAKAASSKWERFLLSPGKSSHVDTEPPRLLQTGPRSASPSQPEPCTQSPREGHPSGPPGVLQVPWVPHAPTSGARRPCRTAEQPWGPGAFQVEGGPSVKVEQQPPPVLLCDLFKTDEDFDDDL, translated from the exons ATGAAAAAGAGTCTCAAGTGGACATGCAAAGCCTGTGGTGAGAAGCAGTCCTTTTTGCGA GCTTACGGTGAGGGCTCTGGTGCTGACTGTAGACGTCATGTCCAAAAATTAAATCTGCTGCAGGGACAGGTTTCAGAGATGTTACTCAG GTCTGTGGAAGAACCTGTAAATGCCAGTGAAGAAGAAAGTGCAGGTCATCAGCAGGCTGAAAACGTGAGTTTGCAG GAAAGATCACAGCCCACAGAGAGCCGCTGGCTGAAGTATCTGGGAAAGGGTTCCAATGAACTGGAGCTGGAAGGAGAAGAAGTGTTTTTCAACAGACAGTCCTCGTCCAGATTGGAGAAGCCAGACCGTCCCTTCAGTAACAACCTCCCTAGAAAAAG GAAATGGAGCCCTGACGCCCAGGACTCAGGGAGCAGGGAAAGCGACTCCGAGGTCACCTTGCAGCCCCAGAAG GGCTATGCTAGCCTGACAGGGAAGGTGAAACAAGGAAGCAGGGGCTGCCTCCAGGAGAACTTGGAGGACTGGAAGACCAGTGATCTTACCGTTCCTCAGTGGAAACCACCCAGGCCTGCACAGCAGGCTAAGGCTGCATCTTCTAAGTGGGAGCGATTTCTTCTGTCACCTGGAAAGAGCTCCCATGTGGACACAGAACCACCAAGACTGCTGCAAACAGGCCCCAGGTCAGCCAGTCCATCACAGCCTGAGCCCTGCACCCAGAGCCCAAGGGAAGGCCACCCTAGCGGGCCCCCCGGTGTTCTCCAGGTTCCTTGGGTCCCACACGCTCCCACCTCTGGGGCCAGGAGGCCCTGCAGGACCGCCGAGCAGCCATGGGGCCCAGGAGCTTTTCAGGTAGAGGGTGGGCCCTCGGTCAAAGTAGAACAGCAACCCCCACCTGTGCTGCTGTGTGACCTGTTTAAAACTGATGAGGACTTTGATGATGACCTGTGA
- the SQSTM1 gene encoding sequestosome-1 isoform X3: MASLTVKAYLLGKEDAAREIRRFSFCFSPEAEAEAEAATGPGPCERLLSRVAALFPALRPGGFQAHYRDEDGDLVAFSSDEELTMAMSYVKDDIFRIYIKEKKECRRDHRPPCAQEVPRSMVHPNVICDGCNGPVVGTRYKCSVCPDYDLCAACEGKGLHGEHSKLAFPTPFGHLSEGFSHSRWLRKLKHGHFGWPGWEMGPPGNWSPRPPRAGDARPGPTAGSASGPSEDPSVNFLKNVGESVAAALSPLGIEVDIDVEHGGKRSRLTSASPDSSSTEEKCSSQPSSCSSDPSKPEGNTECTTQSLAEQMKKMALEPVGQPEEQMESDNCSGGDDDWTHLSSKEVDPSTGELQSLQMPESEGPSSLDPSQDGPTGLKEAALYPHLPPEADPRLIESLSQMLSMGFSDEGGWLTRLLQTKNYDIGAALDTIQYSKHPPPL, encoded by the exons ATGGCGTCGCTCACAGTCAAGGCCTACCTTCTAGGCAAGGAGGATGCGGCCCGCGAAATCCGCcgcttcagcttctgcttcagcCCCGAGGCGGAAGCCGAAGCCGAGGCTGCGACTGGGCCGGGGCCTTGCGAGCGGCTGCTGAGCCGGGTGGCCGCCCTGTTCCCGGCGCTGCGGCCTGGCGGCTTCCAGGCGCACTACCGCG ATGAGGACGGGGACTTGGTTGCCTTTTCTAGTGATGAGGAGCTGACAATGGCAATGTCCTATGTGAAGGATGACATCTTCCGTATTTACATAAAAG AGAAGAAGGAGTGCCGGCGAGACCACCGCCCGCCATGTGCTCAGGAGGTGCCCCGCAGCATGGTGCACCCCAATGTGATCTGTGATGGCTGCAATGGGCCTGTGGTGGGAACCCGCTATAAGTGCAGCGTCTGCCCGGACTACGACCTGTGTGCGGCCTGCGAGGGGAAGGGCTTGCACGGGGAGCACAGCAAGCTTGCGTTCCCCACCCCCTTCGGGCACCTCTCTGAG GGCTTCTCTCATAGCCGCTGGCTCCGGAAGCTGAAACATGGGCACTTTGGGTGGCCGGGCTGGGAAATGGGCCCACCGGGCAATTGGAGCCCACGTCCTCCTCGGGCAGGAGATGCCCGCCCTGGCCCCACAGCAGGATCAG cttCTGGGCCCTCAGAGGATCCCAGTGTCAACTTCCTGAAGAATGTAGGGGAAAGTGTGGCTGCTGCGCTCAGCCCTCTGG GCATCGAAGTTGATATTGATGTGGAACATGGAGGGAAAAGAAGCCGCCTGACATCTGCCTCTCCAGATAGTTCTAGCACAGAGGAGAAGTGTAGCTCACAGCCAAGCAGTTGCTCCTCCGATCCCAGCAAACCAGAGGGCAATACGGAGTGTACGACGCAGTCTCTGGCAGAGCAAATGAAAAAGATGGCCCTGGAGCCTGTGGGCCAGCCCGAG GAACAGATGGAGTCTGATAACTGTTCAGGAGGAGATGATGACTGGACTCATTTGTCTTCAAAGGAAGTGGACCCATCTACCGGTGAGCTCCAGTCTCTGCAGATGCCAGAATCTGAAGGGCCAAGCTCTCTGGACCCTTCCCAGGACGGCCCCACAGGACTGAAGGAAGCAGCGCTATACCCACATCTTCCGCCAG AAGCTGACCCCCGGCTGATTGAGTCCCTCTCCCAGATGCTGTCCATGGGTTTCTCTGACGAAGGTGGCTGGCTCACCAGGCTCCTACAGACCAAGAATTACGACATTGGAGCTGCCCTGGACACCATCCAGTATTCAAAGCACCCACCACCATTGTGA
- the SQSTM1 gene encoding sequestosome-1 isoform X1 translates to MASLTVKAYLLGKEDAAREIRRFSFCFSPEAEAEAEAATGPGPCERLLSRVAALFPALRPGGFQAHYRDEDGDLVAFSSDEELTMAMSYVKDDIFRIYIKEKKECRRDHRPPCAQEVPRSMVHPNVICDGCNGPVVGTRYKCSVCPDYDLCAACEGKGLHGEHSKLAFPTPFGHLSEGFSHSRWLRKLKHGHFGWPGWEMGPPGNWSPRPPRAGDARPGPTAGSASGPSEDPSVNFLKNVGESVAAALSPLVLKNEGMAEKGCLVSLLSRASHFRAGIEVDIDVEHGGKRSRLTSASPDSSSTEEKCSSQPSSCSSDPSKPEGNTECTTQSLAEQMKKMALEPVGQPEEQMESDNCSGGDDDWTHLSSKEVDPSTGELQSLQMPESEGPSSLDPSQDGPTGLKEAALYPHLPPEADPRLIESLSQMLSMGFSDEGGWLTRLLQTKNYDIGAALDTIQYSKHPPPL, encoded by the exons ATGGCGTCGCTCACAGTCAAGGCCTACCTTCTAGGCAAGGAGGATGCGGCCCGCGAAATCCGCcgcttcagcttctgcttcagcCCCGAGGCGGAAGCCGAAGCCGAGGCTGCGACTGGGCCGGGGCCTTGCGAGCGGCTGCTGAGCCGGGTGGCCGCCCTGTTCCCGGCGCTGCGGCCTGGCGGCTTCCAGGCGCACTACCGCG ATGAGGACGGGGACTTGGTTGCCTTTTCTAGTGATGAGGAGCTGACAATGGCAATGTCCTATGTGAAGGATGACATCTTCCGTATTTACATAAAAG AGAAGAAGGAGTGCCGGCGAGACCACCGCCCGCCATGTGCTCAGGAGGTGCCCCGCAGCATGGTGCACCCCAATGTGATCTGTGATGGCTGCAATGGGCCTGTGGTGGGAACCCGCTATAAGTGCAGCGTCTGCCCGGACTACGACCTGTGTGCGGCCTGCGAGGGGAAGGGCTTGCACGGGGAGCACAGCAAGCTTGCGTTCCCCACCCCCTTCGGGCACCTCTCTGAG GGCTTCTCTCATAGCCGCTGGCTCCGGAAGCTGAAACATGGGCACTTTGGGTGGCCGGGCTGGGAAATGGGCCCACCGGGCAATTGGAGCCCACGTCCTCCTCGGGCAGGAGATGCCCGCCCTGGCCCCACAGCAGGATCAG cttCTGGGCCCTCAGAGGATCCCAGTGTCAACTTCCTGAAGAATGTAGGGGAAAGTGTGGCTGCTGCGCTCAGCCCTCTGG TGCTGAAGAATGAGGGGATGGCGGAGAAAGGATGCCTTGTGTCACTCCTTTCCAGGGCCTCCCATTTCAGAGCAG GCATCGAAGTTGATATTGATGTGGAACATGGAGGGAAAAGAAGCCGCCTGACATCTGCCTCTCCAGATAGTTCTAGCACAGAGGAGAAGTGTAGCTCACAGCCAAGCAGTTGCTCCTCCGATCCCAGCAAACCAGAGGGCAATACGGAGTGTACGACGCAGTCTCTGGCAGAGCAAATGAAAAAGATGGCCCTGGAGCCTGTGGGCCAGCCCGAG GAACAGATGGAGTCTGATAACTGTTCAGGAGGAGATGATGACTGGACTCATTTGTCTTCAAAGGAAGTGGACCCATCTACCGGTGAGCTCCAGTCTCTGCAGATGCCAGAATCTGAAGGGCCAAGCTCTCTGGACCCTTCCCAGGACGGCCCCACAGGACTGAAGGAAGCAGCGCTATACCCACATCTTCCGCCAG AAGCTGACCCCCGGCTGATTGAGTCCCTCTCCCAGATGCTGTCCATGGGTTTCTCTGACGAAGGTGGCTGGCTCACCAGGCTCCTACAGACCAAGAATTACGACATTGGAGCTGCCCTGGACACCATCCAGTATTCAAAGCACCCACCACCATTGTGA